Below is a genomic region from Triticum dicoccoides isolate Atlit2015 ecotype Zavitan chromosome 5A, WEW_v2.0, whole genome shotgun sequence.
TCGTTAGGTTTGTGATGTGTTAGGATATCCACCCATGCGAAAAAGAGTAGTAGGCCAGACATGTGTTGTATGAGGTTGGTCgaacaggattagatttgttggggTTGATGCGGCCCCTGACCTTTTTCACGGACATATTCTTTTGTACTATCAGAATCTGAAATTTTTTTTGAAGTTGTTTAGGAGTGAACGGCGGCGGATCATTTGTGAGGGAGTAGCTTTGTTTTTATGCGTGAACCACGTGAAAGGCGCTGTGGGTTGTGACTTGTGAGGCTGTCTTCCGGCAGGCCTGAGATACTTTTTACTGTCAGTTTTGCCAAGCACATGCGCGGTAAGTATTCCACATCCGAGTCCTATGTCTTACACGGTGATCTGTGTGGGTATTTTTTTATGCTTGATTGAGTCACTTCGATGTGCAATAACCACGTCCCCTAAACAGATTGATTTGCTTAATAAATTGAATAATATAAGGTGTTTATTGTGTTTTGGGTAATTTGAACTGTGCATATAATGGCTACGCCCAGGGATGTCTAACGAAAATTCAACACACTCCATGCGTTTGCAGAGTAATCTGTAACTGAATTCTGGGGCTAGGCTAAATGGCAATGCTGTTTATCTACAAAACGATGGTGCCCAGCGCAGCATCGACAGGGCAAAAGGATTGTAAGTAGAATCTCTATTAGATGATGAATCAGGCATCGGCGCCGTGCACCATCCTCTTGACCAGCGTGGCCATGTACCTGCCGTGGTGCTCGGCGAGGGCCAGCTCCAGCTCGCTGGGCGGCCTGGAGCCGTCGCCGGCAAACACCCCGCCGCCGTACGGCGAGCCCCCGCGGAGCTCTTCCATCTCGAACATCCCCTCTCTGAAGGTGTACCCGATGGGCACGAACAGCATGCCGTGGTGCGCCAGCTGCGTGATCGCCGTCCACCTGCAGACAGAGGAGACACGAACGGACGAACACGGTTACGGCTGGCCGGAGGCGAAACCACGCGATCTGGCGGCGGTGGCCTGAAAGAAAGGCTTACGCGGTGGTCTCCTGGCCTCCGCACTGGGTGCCGGTGCTGACGAAGAAGCCGGCGGGCTTGCCGGCGAGGCGCTGGCCGCGGCAGAGCGGCGCGGTGGAGTCGAAGAAGGCCTGCATCTGCGCGGCCATGGCGCCGTACCGCGCGGGGAAGCCGAAGAGGAACCCGTCGGCGTCGGGGAGCCCGCCGGGGTCCGCCACGGGGATCCCCTCCGCGTCCATCTCCGCGGCGGCCTCCAGCGCGCCCATCCTGGCCAGCACGGCGCGCGGCAGGGTCTCCGGCACGCGCAGCAGGATCCCCAGCGCGCCCGGGACGGACCCCACCCCGCGCTGCACCGCCCGCGCCAGGCGCCGCACCTGCCCGTACATGGAGTAGAAGACGACGTAGATACGGACCTGGCGTGGCGCCGGCGCGGCGGTGGCCGGGGTCGGCTCTGGCGCGGTGGTGGCCGGGGTCGGCTCCGATGCGGTGGTGGCAGGGGCCGGGATGAATGTGCGGTCGCGGCGGTGCGGGGGGAGCGGGAGGCGCTGGCCCTTGCTGAACACGCAGCCGCCGCCCTTGCCCATCGCTGCCGGCGGGGAGGGGAGCGACGCCGGTCACTGGCTCACTCTGACACGACACGTAGGAGCAGCGCGCGCGATCGGGACAAACGAACGCCGCTGCGGCCGCCGGCCCGTGCGGGTCGTAACCGCACGCGAGCTGGGCCTGTACGGCCCTTGCAGCAGGTGGGATCCAAATGCAAGCCCAGTGGATCCTGTGAGGCCCGGTTTTAGTCTGGGCCTTGCTCGGCCCGATCCGAACGTATAAACAACCTACCCACGTGAATTTACAAGTCAACCACTACCTGCTTTCCTCTGCTCCTGCACACCCGCGGCCATGGCGAATCCGGAGGCCAGCAAGCCGCCGGGACCCGACGAGCCGGCGACGGAGCGGCGAGCTGACGAGACGGTGCACAAGGACGGCGCCGGCAACCCACCTCCCCCGCCGGTAAACCGCTCAGAGCACAAGCATCCAATTATATCTGTCTGAATACTGTAGAATTCTCTGAGCGATTATTGGTCTGCAGTTCTTGGAGGTGACCTTCAGGAGCTCCGGCGAGGTGCGGCGGTTCGCGGCGGGGACGACCGCCCGTACGCGCTGCACGCGGTGAACCGCAAGCTGGCCCCCGGCGCCCCGGCGGCGCTGCACGTGGAGGCGGCCAAGGAGGGGGAGGAGCCCGTGTGCTTCGGCCCCACCGCGCCCCTCGCCGACTACGGCCGCGGCTGGCGGCTCCAGACCGTCACCGAGCAGGACGCGCCGGGCGCGCATCATCACGCGCCACCGCCCGGAGACGAGGGGAAGGGGGCTCGCGAGAGGGAACTGCTGAGGAAGAAGGGCGCCTCCGTGTACCTGGCCAAGATCGGGCTcgccttcgtcttcctcttcctgCTCGGCGGGCTCTTCACCTACCTGCTCGAGACCGTCCCCGACATGATCCTCGCCTCCACTCCTCCTCAGTCCATGTAGCAGGATCTTCGATCAAAAAATTTGTCATCTTTGGAAGGGAATTCGTGTTCCTGCGAAACTTGTACCAGAAACCACCACAGCTGATCAAACAATTGATCCTGTACAATTTTCTTGTGTAATTCTTAATCCGCATTGTGAAGTCCAATTTGGTGTCCTCATCTTGAGATAAATGTCAACGACGGCTGTATGAGAACACACAATAAAACACACCAAAGCGTGTCCGACACACCACAGGAAAAACCAAGGAAATGCAGCAGGGGGTTTGAGTGGATGAAAGGAAACTGCAGCAAAGTACAAGTTCTACATGTACTGATGCCTCATTTTGTCATCTTGGAAACCAGCTGATCTCACAATCCTCGTTGAACATACACATAGCGGCGTCACGGCGAGGAAGATAAATCCGTCTTCTGCAATTATCAATCCAACTAATTTTTGCAATTCTTAATCCGCTTTGCGAAGTGCAATTTGGTGCCCCCAACTTAAGATAAATGGCAGTGACAACTGGTGCCCGAGTATGATAATGAACCAACCAACCAATGGCTGGAGTTCTAGGTAATACAGCTCTGTCTCGCTGTTCCTTCAGAAGTTAATGATTCTTAATCCGCTTTGCGAAGTCCGTTTTGGCGTCTTCACCCTATCAGATAAATGTCAACAGCAACTCTACCCAAGCACAACAATGAACCAATGATAAGCTTTCCAAGTAATGGACAAACTTTCAGAAGTTCAATGGTAGAACACACAAGAAATTGTGCCTGACAGGGAAATAGACATCACAGTACAGAACGGCATGAAAATCATCAGCTGAGCATATCGAAAGCTATTTTCTTCCGCGAAAAAAGATCAACACCTATTTTGTTCATCGTTACATGTTACAATTCAACTGTTAGTGTTTATGTCCGTGTGAGGCAGTATGCTATAGTACACACCACCGCCAAAAAAAGCAGGTGAAAACCTATGGCCTAGCAGAACTCATTTGCCCTCAAGAAAAACAATGCCTGCATCTTCAGTGTTGCTGATATCCAGACAACTGAAAATGTGGTGTGTTAACCGCATCAGATAAATGTCCAGGCCTGGTGTATGATGACGAGCAAATGATTGGTATTCTAGTTGAACGCAGAGTTGGCTGTTCTTCAGAAATGAACGATTCCACAATAATAGTTGGAAAACGCTGAAAATTCAGTGTCAGTACACATAGAGAATGAAGCGCACGAGGGCCTCCTTCGATTTGTAGGATTTCTAAAACTGAGTAGGCTAAACACATTTCTTTTTTGGCAAACAAATCAGTGATAACTTTTTTGTTTTATATTGTGATAATGACTTCCACATACTAGAAAGCTCCCATCAGTTAACAATAACCGTAAAGAGAGCCTGTTAAACAAAGCAAAGCTCGCAAAGGAAGACAATTTTTTACTCTTATTTCTAGCAGATACGGACTTGAACGAGATACAGGCTTGAACTTCACCGTGCTCTGTGCGGATTGCCCAAACACGTTGGGCCATGTCAAGAGGGAACTCGACATCGCCTTCGAAGGCGATGGTAGCCCCATCGTTGCTCGGACTAGTCACCTTCAAGCTCACCTTAATCGTAAGAAATGGCTATGGATTGATGGGCACCGTAACATTATACCGCTGCATCTGCCACAGGTGCACACTGCCATCGCCGCCAGCGGAGGGGTTGAGCTGCACCTTCTCCTCCTCCCAATCGTAAGAAatacatcatcgtcatcaccaaagaGGCGGAGGCTGACCCGAACACCGACCCCCAGGCCTTCCATCATCGTCACATTCCTTGAACTATATGGAAACAAAAAGCTATGAGGCTTTAATCCAGAATTTTCACCCGAAGGCCGACCTAGCTCAGTGGTAGAGCGCGTGGCTTTTAACCACGTGGCCGTGGGTTCGATCCCCACGGTCGGCGTCCTTTTTTTCTGCCGCAAAAAAAGGGTAAGGCACATTACAAATAACACTCAAGAAAATACCCAAGAGTGTCTGCATACCGTGATTAGCAAAAACTATAAACTGATTGATTCTCATTGATTTGGACTATTTATAGTTTTATACATGAGGCATTATAAACATTGCTTGGATCACACATATTATAGAAGTATCAATCTTGTACAATTTTTGCTCTGGCTTCGTTTTATATTAAAGCAACGATCAACACCTCTCATTGATTTGGACTATTTATAGTTTTATACATGAGGCATTATAAATATTCCTCAGATCACACGTCTTACTAAAGTATCAATCCTGTACAACTTCTGCTTTCGCTCCATTTTATATATAAAACAACGATCAACAACACCCAATACAAATGCACACCCTCaaaacacacgcgcacacacatccAAGGCATGATACATAGACGCTGAATGTAACAACATCAATCCCTCACGCTATAAGAGCATGCGAGGGCTACAATCGTGAATACGCCACCGTAAAGAAGTGAAGTCCAATCTATGGGCTCTAATGCATATTGTGATTAGCAAAAACTAAAGGGGATTGATTCTCATTGATTTAGACTATTTATAGTTTTATACACGAGGTATTATAAACATTCCTTGGATCACACATCTTATGGAAGTATCAATCTCGTACAACTTTTGCTTTCGCTccattttatatataaagcaacgatcAACAACACCTAGTGCAAACACACGCCACACACGCCCACACACATCCAAGACATGATACATAGACGCTGAGCGTAGCAACATCATTCCTCACACTACAAGAGCGCCCGAGGACTACAGCCGTGAACACGCCATCGTGAAAAAGTGAAGTCGCATATGTCAAACCGTGGGCTCCAATGCATACTGTGATTAGCAAAAACTAAAGGTGATTGATTCTCATTGATTTGGACTATTTATAGTTTTATACACGAGGCATTATAAACATTTCTTGTATCACACATCTTATAGAAGTATCAATCTTATACAACTTTTGTTTTCGCTCCGTTATATATATAAAGCAACGATCAACAGCACCCAGTACAAACGTATGCCCTCAAAACACACGTGCACACACATCCAAGACATGATATATAGACGCTGAGCGTAACAACACCATCTCTGGCACTATAAGAGTAGCCGAGGACTACAGCCATGAATACGCGACCGCGAAGAAgtgaagccgcatatgacgaaccgtggCACCAGGGCGGCGCCTTCAGAAAAGGGACGACACTGGAGCGCCGCTGCCGTCCGATCTAAAGATCACAGTTTTCCCCTGGAGCAATATGACGAGCAATGAGAGTCgcgacgatgccttcaagaagatAGAGCGTCctcggtccgtccgaagatagagcgggttttcaccccggccaccaCTCACACGGCCGTGGCaaccgggcagcaccaagccacgaGCTCTACCCATGAACATCGCGGAACCACCACTAGGGCCGTCACCCCGGCATCCtagaccttgacaccacctcacccgagacccgtcgctaccccaaccaaagatacGAGTGGAAAGGACCCGCCTTGTGCACCCCTGGGCGGCCTCAAGTGCCGAGATCCAATAGACCGGCCAACACTGGCCTCCATCGACCTGTCCTGCGGCACCGGGCgcaagacgagctcggtcctgtcgCTGGGCGCAAGACGAGCTCGATCCTGTCACTGGGTGCGAGACGAGCATAGTCCTGCTGCCGGACGCGAGACAAACTCGGTTCTGTAGCCGGGTGCGAGGTAAGCTCGGTCCTGTAGCCGGATGCGAAACGAGTGATGGACCACAGCTGAAGGAGGGCCAACCCATGGACGAAGATAGTGCGGGACGCCGAAGTGAGGTATCGAAGGTCGAACCGGACCACCTACAAACGAGCCGATGCCAGAAATCTAGCCGCCGTCGCAGCTGACTCGCCAAGCTGTCGTGATGCCGGCGCGGTGAAAGGAAGCCCCCACGCAGAGGACAGAGCATGTCGCTGCCGCCACCCACGGCTGGAGCAACAACCACGCCGAGCCAGTGCCACAACCCGCGCCGCCGGCCAAAAAAAGGGAAGATCTGGTCGGCACGCtcgctccaccaccaccgccaccatggCGCCGCTGCCCCTGCCTAGCAGCAAAAGGGAAGAGCCCATGAGCCAAGCCGCACGCAGCCCGCACAGCACGACGAACCGCCCGTGTCAGATCCGGCCGGAACTGGCCGTGGCCATCCCGCGCGCCACCACCCGGACCTCCAGCATGCTGCCACCAGCCCATCCCCAACGAGACCCGCCGGGGAGGCACCACACACCGTCCACGGCCGCCAGAGCGCCCAGATCTGAAGGAGCCCAGAGCAGGCCGGTACCACCTCCACGAACGCGAGTGTGCCCGCACTACGAAGCGAGCACCCACGACCCCGCCGCCTGCGCCCACCGTGCGCTGCCACACCCCTCGCCAGCGTGAGACCACCACTCGCCGTTGTCGTCCACCGCCGGCCGCCCCCTAGCGCGAGGAGGAAAAGCCCCACCGCCGCCCACGCCGTTGGGCTTCGCCCGTCAGCGCAaccaggcggcggcgaggaggggacCCAGGGGCGAATGCCCCACTCGTTTTTTTTAGCTTACGTGTACCAGACCCAGAATATACAACGCTGCCCCCACTCATCCCAAGGTATTTGCCCTCACTTCCCTTTTTTTTCATGCTGTATGTTTAAAGCCCGTATATGAAAATTAGATAGGTTATTAGCCCAGGGGCCCATCCAGAACGATCAGGTGATTTCGCTAGAAACGTACTGGAGTAGGTCTtcgggagtctcggatgtgatcgtcGCCTGTGCTCGCGTGAGGCCTTGACGAGCCGaaaccgccgcgccgccgcctgcggCTCTACGCTGCACATACACCTCGCCTCTAGCGATCAGCCTCGACCTGCACTGAGcacgccggccggccggccggcctgcCATCCCCAAGGAAGAAGCCGTACCAATCAATTATTCAATCAAGGTAGGCCCTAGGTTTAGCTCTCTCCTTTTCTTTCTAATTTCCCCATTATCATTTTATTCTGATTTCCATGTCAAAAAGGCAGTGAATTGTACCAAATATCCTTGTGTATAAATTGTAATACACAAATCGGTAATTAGGTTGATTGAATCTAGGTTCCCCTACTAATTCCATATGAATAAGTTTGAGCACATGGGAGTAAAATGAAATCAATACTAATATTCTGCCTTCACGGTCTCAATTTATTTAACGCTAACTACTTGGCATTGACAGGAAAGCTAATGGAGAGATGTTTATCTGTCAATGTTTATATGCTCTCTATATTCAAACATGTTTCATCTTCCTGCAGCTTGAAGGCTAGAAAATCAGGGACGTACCAACAAAAAGGAACGGCATATTCAAGCTATTCTGCCTTAACTGGTCAGTTTACGTTTTGCTTTCGCAATGAACTTATCATAATTAATTAATTATGTGTGTGATAACATTATCTTATAAGGAAGTGTGTGATTTTGCTTCTAACACACTATATGAATGCTTGTGTggtttttttttttaatttttagccATTAGTTCCATAGATGTTTCTGAAAAAAATACGTATATATCATCGCTCCCTCTCATTTTTCATCCTGCCCTCCGCCCCTGAGGGGGCCTAAGGTCCGGCGGCTagggtcgcccccccccccccccggttgctCGCGGGAGCTACGTGGGAGGGGGACGCGGGAGGGGGGAGTCTGAGTACCTTAGCTCTCGTCATCTATCCTAAGAATCATTTGTTTATAATGTTGAGAataaagggcagccccagtgcatgtagctcccgcttgcgcagggtctggggaagggtccgaccactttgggtctattgtacgcagcctttccctacatttctgtaagaggctgtttccaggtgtTTATAATGTTGAGAATCTCCCCCCAAAACCCCCTGAAAAATGTAATGAGTAATACAGTAACATGATATACCGTTGAAAACTCCTTTTAAAACTCGGAGGAGAAAATATAATGAGAAAATGATATGGTATAACTAATATTGCCTCATCAAAAACCTTTCATAAGAAACCCGATTGGAAAACCCCCAAAATCCTCTCATGTGCTTTCTCTTCGACGGATATGTCGTTTCCCGCGTCACATTCTTGCTGGCACAGATCCGCAATAGCCGGCGTTGATGCCACGCGATGTGACCAGACGGGAGGGCGGTGCTGACCGATGTGATCAGACGGGCGTCATCGCTAAATGCGGACGCGTCCTCCCGAGAAACCAACTCCAACCATTATTTTTCACAAACGAACGACCATAACTGGAAACCTTTGAAAATTCAGGTCCGCAACTAGAGCGAATGAAAATGCAGGAGTATCTTGTCTTTGTTTTCTTGAACTTACACTAGAGAGTCTTTTTTTTTTGCGATTGAACAATGGAGAGCCTTTAACGCACCGTAGGAAAAACTAAGGAAATGCAGTAAGAGTTTTGAGTTGATGAAATTGCAGAAAAATATTAATAAGttttgcatttaccgatgcatcATTTTGTCATCTTGGAAACCAGCTGATCTCTCCTCGTTGAACATTTACACGACGAGGAAGGAATCCATCTTCTATACATCTTTTGTACTAATTCTCAATCCACTTAATTTTTGGAACTCTTAATCCACTTTGCGAAGTGCAATTTGGTGCCTTCAACTTCAGACCGATGATAGTGACAACTGTGCCAATTATGGTTGGTGTTCTAGGCAAatccaactctctctctctctctctctcgttgttgTTCCTTCAGAAGTGAATGATTTTTAATCTGCTGCGAATCCCAGTTTGGTTGGAGTCTTCACCCCAGCAAATAAATGTCAGCAACAACTCTACCCCTAAGTACAATAATGAACCAATGCTTGGCTTTCCAGGTAATGCAGAGCTCAGTTATTCAAAAACGAGTGGTTCCACGATACAATGGCCAAGACAACGAAAAATAAAATGGTACAACACACATGACAATGTGCCTGACAAGGAAAAAGACATCACAAGACAGCACGGCATGAAAATCATCAGCTGAGCAGATCAACAACTATTTTCTTCGGCGAAGAAAAGATCAACACCTATTATGCTCATCTTTACATGCTATCTCTCTTGTGAGCCAATATTATATATTTCACACCACCACCAAGAAAAGTGGGTGAAAACATATGGCCTAAGTAAACTCATTTGGAATCATATAGGGGTGGATTAACGAGctgctcggctcgttaagctcgtactcGTTAAGCTCGTACTCGTTAAGACTCGTACTCGTTAAGATTCGGCTTGTTAAGCTTGTTAAGATTAACAAGCAGAAAACTTTGCTCGACTCGATTCGTCTGAAGCTCGCGAGCACTCGTTAACATATTTTGATGTGTCACTATCTACAGGATGAGTGTGTAGATGTGGTTTTTAAGAAGAAAAGTGGTGACTACAAAAGAAAATGCACTAGTTTGTTGCCTCCTATGTAGATTAGATTGAATAGATGGGCCGAGGTGCTACAAAATttttatcatcacataaaataaaaaTATGTGTTGTGTTATTACTAACGAGCTTAACGATTTTTGATGACTGTTTTCACTTAGTTTGCGATTTTCCTATTTCTAGATTCGAGCATTGTAATAGAGAAGCA
It encodes:
- the LOC119303130 gene encoding probable NAD(P)H dehydrogenase (quinone) FQR1-like 1; this translates as MGKGGGCVFSKGQRLPLPPHRRDRTFIPAPATTASEPTPATTAPEPTPATAAPAPRQVRIYVVFYSMYGQVRRLARAVQRGVGSVPGALGILLRVPETLPRAVLARMGALEAAAEMDAEGIPVADPGGLPDADGFLFGFPARYGAMAAQMQAFFDSTAPLCRGQRLAGKPAGFFVSTGTQCGGQETTAWTAITQLAHHGMLFVPIGYTFREGMFEMEELRGGSPYGGGVFAGDGSRPPSELELALAEHHGRYMATLVKRMVHGADA